In Sphingobacterium zeae, one genomic interval encodes:
- a CDS encoding transposase, whose translation MGKFITHVSIHQKPVETTTLKLHLDGFEKAYSKQSIEVVADAGYGSEENYEMLEDKEIETYVKYNYFHKEQKRKMKNDPFSVQNLFYNTMEDFYVCPMGAKMENIHMGKRTSSNGYEF comes from the coding sequence ATGGGGAAGTTTATCACGCACGTTTCCATCCATCAGAAGCCGGTTGAAACCACTACTTTAAAACTTCATCTGGATGGGTTTGAGAAAGCTTACAGTAAACAGAGCATTGAAGTTGTTGCCGATGCCGGTTATGGCAGCGAAGAAAACTACGAAATGCTTGAGGACAAGGAGATCGAAACTTATGTGAAGTACAATTATTTTCATAAGGAACAGAAAAGAAAGATGAAGAATGATCCATTCTCTGTCCAGAACCTGTTCTATAACACCATGGAGGATTTCTACGTCTGTCCGATGGGGGCAAAAATGGAAAATATCCACATGGGAAAACGAACTTCGAGCAATGGTTATGAATTCTAG
- a CDS encoding universal stress protein yields the protein MRHILLLTDFSENALLAAKQVALCTEAWKTQKVIVYHTYNSVTVVDNEPIVVVNEEVKAAKEKELADWFDQIRLLFPPQVALSYQMEDVDLPMGVQEICRAQAIDLVALGITGQTGFAKILVGSNAITLMDICPKPMLIVSHKVDPAVPKNVLATTDLKEVDRKLDLFNLDQVLETFQAKLYVLNVAKREASAADLAQELKHLHERLDKYHPIYDYISHDDVAMGIEEYAKEKHIDLILSFHKKQGLLSSLFKSSISKKIAWNGSANLLVIPMDRS from the coding sequence ATGAGACATATCCTCCTGTTAACTGACTTTTCAGAAAATGCTCTTCTAGCAGCAAAGCAAGTTGCACTATGTACAGAAGCATGGAAAACGCAAAAGGTGATTGTATATCACACGTACAATAGTGTTACCGTCGTCGACAATGAACCTATTGTTGTTGTCAATGAGGAAGTAAAAGCGGCCAAAGAAAAGGAACTTGCGGACTGGTTCGACCAAATTAGACTATTGTTCCCACCACAAGTAGCATTATCCTATCAAATGGAAGACGTGGATTTACCGATGGGCGTTCAAGAAATATGTCGTGCCCAAGCTATTGATCTTGTCGCATTGGGTATTACAGGTCAAACAGGCTTTGCTAAAATCCTGGTAGGAAGCAATGCCATTACGTTAATGGATATATGCCCTAAGCCGATGCTTATCGTGTCGCATAAGGTAGATCCGGCAGTCCCCAAAAATGTACTGGCGACAACGGATCTGAAAGAGGTGGATCGCAAACTGGATTTATTTAATTTGGACCAGGTTTTGGAAACCTTTCAAGCAAAATTATATGTCTTGAATGTTGCGAAAAGAGAGGCATCTGCTGCAGACCTGGCGCAGGAATTAAAGCATCTTCATGAGCGCCTGGACAAATACCATCCGATTTATGACTACATTAGTCACGATGATGTTGCCATGGGTATCGAAGAATATGCAAAAGAGAAACACATCGACCTCATCCTTTCATTCCATAAAAAGCAGGGACTATTATCTAGCCTGTTTAAAAGCAGCATATCAAAAAAGATAGCCTGGAATGGCTCCGCCAACTTATTGGTTATTCCCATGGATAGATCATAA
- a CDS encoding DoxX family protein: protein MAIWNSLSKYRDTGLLVLRIGLGVMMIMHGLPKLQGGPELWAGIGKAMGTIGIHFLPTFWGFMAAVTETVGGLFLLLGLFFRPAALLLAFTMVIAGLLHLSKGDGISGASHAIELCFVFLGLILIGPGRHSVDKK from the coding sequence ATGGCAATTTGGAATTCATTGAGTAAGTATAGGGATACAGGGCTTCTGGTTTTGCGTATTGGATTGGGCGTGATGATGATTATGCACGGTCTGCCCAAGTTGCAGGGTGGCCCAGAGCTTTGGGCCGGCATAGGTAAAGCAATGGGCACGATTGGTATCCATTTTCTGCCTACATTTTGGGGATTTATGGCGGCCGTGACCGAAACCGTTGGAGGGCTATTTTTGTTGTTGGGTCTTTTTTTCAGACCAGCAGCACTATTGCTTGCTTTTACAATGGTTATCGCTGGATTACTGCATCTTTCCAAAGGAGATGGTATCTCTGGCGCATCCCATGCAATTGAGCTCTGTTTTGTATTTTTAGGACTTATTCTTATCGGTCCCGGTAGACACTCCGTTGATAAAAAGTAA
- a CDS encoding universal stress protein — MKNLLLLTDFSDNAYAAARYAAQLAPLWGIEKVVLYHTYEVIPTVGTEPVVISNSEILEEKQSDLNTWQQELMLLFPEGIAWKSVLEEYELSYGVNRTCAEEDIDLVIVGTAGKSGLKKLLLGSNTLKLIENCHTPLLVVPARAELRVPKKMLIASNLKEVKLKLNRLLVNASEVLRKSEVYVVHVTKEDPANKAVNAEITIMKDLLAPYNPLYSYILHTDIALGINQYINENNIDMMVTFHRDKGLLSRIFNTSLAQKMAWKSQAAMMVIPVHSG; from the coding sequence ATGAAAAACCTACTCTTGTTAACAGACTTTTCGGACAATGCCTACGCCGCTGCTCGATACGCCGCGCAATTGGCTCCGCTATGGGGCATTGAAAAGGTTGTCTTGTACCATACGTACGAAGTAATCCCTACGGTAGGTACTGAACCTGTTGTTATCAGCAATTCAGAAATTCTTGAGGAGAAACAAAGTGATCTTAATACCTGGCAACAGGAGCTCATGCTGCTTTTCCCGGAAGGGATAGCCTGGAAATCTGTGCTTGAAGAATATGAACTAAGCTACGGCGTAAACCGTACTTGTGCAGAGGAGGATATTGACCTCGTCATCGTCGGCACCGCGGGCAAAAGTGGCCTAAAGAAACTACTACTCGGAAGCAATACGCTCAAGCTGATCGAAAATTGTCACACGCCCTTATTGGTGGTCCCGGCACGGGCTGAACTTAGGGTACCGAAAAAGATGCTGATAGCCTCAAATCTTAAGGAAGTAAAACTAAAATTGAACCGCCTGTTGGTCAATGCATCTGAAGTATTGCGCAAAAGTGAGGTATATGTGGTACATGTCACCAAAGAAGATCCTGCAAATAAAGCTGTAAATGCTGAAATAACGATCATGAAAGATCTGCTGGCGCCCTACAATCCCCTGTATAGTTATATCCTTCATACAGACATCGCCCTTGGGATTAACCAATACATTAACGAAAATAATATCGATATGATGGTTACTTTCCACCGCGACAAGGGCTTGTTAAGCCGAATTTTCAACACCAGTTTAGCCCAGAAGATGGCTTGGAAGAGTCAGGCGGCAATGATGGTCATTCCGGTACATTCCGGCTAA
- a CDS encoding S66 peptidase family protein has product MSKIPDFLKVGDKVAIVCPASFIRGSIDVGLKTLEGWGLEVVVGETVSTSYHQFAGQDSLRAADLQWALDDPSIKAVFAARGGYGCVRIVDEIDFSNFEKHPKWLVGFSDITVLHSHIQRNFKVATIHGQMPKSFETGTEASLETLKNALFGHNMDFAYEQTLFPNRAGKGEGKLVGGNLAILLSVLASDSDVNYKNKILFIEDVGEAYYSIDRMLWALKRAGKLKKLSGLIVGGFSAMKDNDPAFGQSVEEIVWDKVKEYDFPVAFAYPAGHIDDNHALVLGRKVELKTTANAVQLTYL; this is encoded by the coding sequence ATGTCCAAAATACCTGATTTTCTGAAAGTAGGCGATAAAGTTGCGATCGTCTGTCCTGCGAGTTTTATCCGTGGATCTATTGATGTAGGCCTAAAAACATTGGAGGGCTGGGGATTGGAGGTTGTGGTCGGAGAGACTGTCAGCACATCGTACCACCAGTTTGCCGGACAAGACAGTTTACGAGCAGCTGATCTGCAGTGGGCACTGGACGATCCATCGATTAAGGCGGTATTCGCCGCACGTGGCGGCTATGGTTGTGTTCGAATTGTCGATGAAATCGATTTTTCGAACTTCGAAAAACACCCCAAATGGCTGGTGGGTTTTAGCGATATTACCGTATTGCACAGTCATATTCAACGGAATTTTAAAGTAGCCACAATACATGGACAGATGCCCAAGTCTTTTGAGACGGGCACAGAGGCCTCTTTGGAGACCTTGAAAAATGCATTGTTTGGTCATAATATGGACTTTGCCTACGAGCAAACCTTATTTCCCAACCGTGCAGGCAAGGGGGAGGGAAAACTGGTGGGTGGAAATCTGGCTATCTTACTTTCTGTACTGGCGTCCGATTCGGATGTCAATTACAAGAATAAAATTTTATTTATAGAGGATGTAGGGGAAGCCTATTACTCCATAGACAGAATGCTATGGGCATTGAAGCGTGCGGGAAAATTAAAAAAATTGAGCGGTCTTATTGTCGGCGGTTTCTCTGCCATGAAGGACAACGACCCCGCTTTTGGCCAAAGTGTGGAAGAAATTGTGTGGGATAAAGTTAAAGAATATGATTTTCCGGTAGCGTTTGCCTATCCGGCAGGTCATATTGATGACAATCATGCCCTCGTACTAGGCCGAAAAGTGGAATTGAAAACCACGGCTAATGCTGTTCAGCTAACTTACTTGTAG
- a CDS encoding GLPGLI family protein — MIAISNFLSKVKVNINSDKLHLTNGKNILFTDERRYQMSKYTKLMIWVLLLCMSTAQAQHAYFPSSGIVTYERKFHVQNFLKRNYLNNPDLDTWDKLTVDNAVKNGPTEVVTHHMLKFYDHETLFETIQEDYPPSYRNVTRYQSILADSKTYINFQQQEFLKLLPFGDDQLLLKDSLPAVKWKYTDEYRNIAGYDCRRVNGIVQDSVYVVAFFAGQIPISGGPELIHGLPGLIMGVSIPSMNVNMFATKVEITNAPVSNVLTKKKKVVAESRAEILEKLKDTVYDYLDEKDFKKRMQSIFF; from the coding sequence ATGATAGCAATATCCAATTTTTTGTCCAAAGTTAAGGTGAATATTAATTCTGATAAGCTCCATCTGACCAATGGAAAAAATATTTTGTTTACAGATGAAAGGAGATACCAAATGAGTAAATATACGAAGTTGATGATTTGGGTTTTGTTGCTGTGCATGAGCACAGCCCAGGCGCAGCATGCCTATTTTCCGAGCAGCGGAATAGTGACCTATGAACGGAAGTTTCATGTGCAGAACTTCTTGAAGCGTAATTACCTCAACAATCCAGATTTAGATACCTGGGACAAGTTAACGGTCGACAATGCCGTCAAAAATGGTCCTACAGAGGTGGTGACACATCATATGTTGAAATTTTACGATCATGAAACCCTCTTTGAGACTATTCAGGAAGACTATCCTCCGAGTTACCGCAATGTCACACGATACCAGTCCATCCTTGCAGATTCAAAAACTTATATCAATTTTCAACAGCAGGAGTTTCTCAAATTGCTTCCATTTGGTGATGATCAACTTTTACTTAAAGATTCATTGCCTGCTGTAAAATGGAAGTATACCGATGAATATCGAAATATTGCCGGATACGACTGCCGAAGAGTCAATGGAATTGTGCAAGATTCAGTGTATGTCGTTGCTTTTTTTGCAGGACAAATTCCTATTTCCGGAGGTCCGGAACTTATTCATGGGCTACCAGGGCTAATCATGGGGGTGTCCATTCCAAGTATGAATGTCAATATGTTTGCAACCAAGGTGGAGATCACGAATGCTCCGGTCTCAAATGTGCTCACCAAAAAGAAAAAAGTGGTGGCCGAATCTCGAGCAGAGATCCTAGAAAAGCTAAAAGATACCGTTTATGATTATTTGGATGAAAAGGATTTTAAGAAACGTATGCAGAGCATATTCTTTTAA
- a CDS encoding outer membrane beta-barrel protein: MKLTYSLVLFLLLAILSSKSYAQHKLSGSVVDGKDLAKLHQASIALLNPKDSVLVTFGRTKENGTFQLANLDTGTYKMVVSYPQYADLVRDIQVTAGDVDIGLVKLSKAALLLEEVQVNGKIPVVIKGDTIEYDAGSFKVDKDAKVEDLLKVLPGITMDGSGKITAQGKEVKKVLLDGEEFFGDDPTLITRNIRSDMVSKVQVYEKKSDLAVRTGVDDGERTQTIDIKLKEDKKKGLFGQAVAGAGTDHYYGGKVMFNKFKGSQKIAAYGILANDGMVGLGFEDSQKYGVGGSSNVQVMEGGGIMITSGGDGSDGDWDGTYSGGGVPRAINMGASYSDKTKDDKHKVNVNFKRNQIRVGNTSTYNAQNNLPERAQVDNNVTRSQNESKSNTANLRYDLKLDSMSDLTVNMGFMKSSRDNFSGSEADQRTLDGVLITKTTSKNDLNADQDRFNVNAMLTRRFRKERRSVTFNMNANTDQNRSKIQYFSENIFQSSGDTTLIDQFKNDKLANNTYGASVTYSEPLSKRLTAAVGYAFNSSKSETLNQSFDKDPVTGEYTVLDQNLLNDFDYTSLKSAVNTSLNYKSSTLTVNVSNRVDFEDVKRTYNNLNTTLQRNQTSVNPVFSVNYKISKSKNINFRYSGHTSQPSLTQIEPLKQNAQPLIEYLDNPNLKAGFDNSYSIDYNNYKQLKDQSIYFYVNADQGKNSINNSVRYDLDRGTQQISYVNIDKDNWRMYGGSGYSFVLQKKWGLKMNLGMQVQYNSQFSYLSSYTEEPKLNRNQTWSVSPNIGFSRYKANKMDFYISIRPGVQQMNSYLQPELNRSTFTLRTYSELTYYFPKDFKISLTTNQNYQAATKTLQSINIVNMNGYVSKKLLKDKSLEVQVFVNDILNKNNGVYRYQNGTSFIQTSNDVLRRYGMLKVIYNFTSMNRP; encoded by the coding sequence ATGAAACTAACCTATTCCCTAGTTTTGTTTCTTTTGCTAGCTATTTTAAGTTCGAAATCCTATGCACAACATAAGCTTTCGGGTTCGGTTGTGGATGGCAAGGATCTTGCAAAACTGCATCAGGCTTCAATCGCACTGCTCAACCCCAAAGATTCGGTCTTGGTTACCTTTGGTCGGACAAAAGAAAATGGAACGTTCCAACTCGCAAATCTGGATACAGGAACTTATAAGATGGTGGTTTCCTATCCCCAATATGCAGATTTGGTAAGGGATATCCAAGTTACTGCCGGAGACGTAGACATTGGATTGGTGAAACTATCCAAAGCAGCCTTACTGTTGGAGGAGGTGCAGGTGAATGGCAAAATTCCGGTGGTTATTAAAGGGGACACCATCGAATACGATGCCGGTAGTTTCAAAGTTGATAAGGATGCCAAAGTTGAGGACCTGTTAAAAGTATTGCCCGGCATTACGATGGATGGATCTGGCAAGATTACCGCTCAGGGCAAAGAAGTGAAAAAAGTACTGCTCGATGGGGAGGAATTCTTCGGTGATGACCCCACGTTAATTACTAGGAATATTCGGTCAGATATGGTCAGTAAAGTGCAGGTTTATGAAAAGAAATCAGACCTCGCCGTTCGAACGGGCGTGGATGATGGCGAGCGTACGCAGACCATTGATATCAAACTCAAAGAAGATAAGAAGAAGGGACTATTTGGGCAAGCCGTTGCCGGAGCGGGTACGGATCACTATTACGGCGGTAAAGTGATGTTCAATAAGTTTAAAGGTTCGCAAAAAATTGCCGCGTATGGCATTCTTGCCAATGACGGCATGGTTGGACTGGGCTTTGAAGATAGCCAAAAATATGGTGTCGGTGGAAGCAGCAATGTGCAGGTGATGGAAGGCGGAGGTATTATGATTACCTCGGGTGGCGACGGTTCTGATGGCGACTGGGACGGTACGTATTCCGGTGGAGGAGTACCTCGAGCGATCAATATGGGTGCTAGCTATTCCGATAAAACCAAAGATGATAAGCACAAGGTCAATGTCAACTTTAAGCGTAATCAGATCCGTGTTGGCAACACCAGTACCTACAATGCGCAAAACAATCTGCCTGAGCGGGCGCAGGTAGACAATAACGTGACGCGGTCGCAGAACGAAAGTAAATCCAATACTGCTAATTTGAGGTATGATTTGAAGTTGGATTCGATGTCCGATTTGACCGTTAATATGGGATTTATGAAGTCTAGCCGTGATAATTTCTCTGGTTCTGAAGCTGATCAACGTACACTGGATGGAGTCTTGATCACAAAGACGACATCAAAAAATGATTTGAATGCTGATCAGGATCGATTTAATGTCAATGCGATGTTAACACGCCGCTTCAGAAAAGAGCGCCGTTCTGTCACTTTTAATATGAATGCAAATACGGATCAGAATCGTTCAAAAATCCAATATTTCTCTGAAAACATCTTTCAAAGTTCAGGTGATACCACCCTGATTGATCAATTTAAAAATGATAAGCTGGCCAACAATACCTACGGCGCCTCAGTAACTTATTCGGAGCCCTTGTCAAAACGGCTGACTGCCGCCGTTGGATATGCATTCAACAGCAGTAAATCGGAAACGCTGAATCAGTCTTTTGATAAAGATCCCGTTACAGGTGAATATACTGTGCTAGATCAGAATCTATTAAATGATTTCGATTACACCAGCTTGAAAAGTGCAGTGAATACTTCGCTGAATTACAAATCTAGTACGTTGACTGTCAATGTAAGCAATAGGGTGGATTTTGAGGATGTGAAGAGGACGTATAATAATCTGAATACAACATTACAGCGCAATCAAACGTCAGTTAATCCAGTTTTCTCGGTGAATTATAAAATCTCTAAAAGTAAAAATATCAATTTCCGTTACAGTGGACATACCAGTCAACCTTCTTTGACACAGATAGAACCCCTAAAGCAAAATGCACAGCCGCTTATTGAATATCTGGATAATCCAAACCTAAAAGCCGGTTTTGACAATTCGTATTCAATTGATTACAATAACTATAAGCAGTTGAAAGATCAGAGCATCTATTTTTATGTAAATGCAGATCAAGGTAAAAATAGCATCAACAATAGTGTGCGGTACGATTTGGATAGAGGTACACAGCAGATTTCCTATGTCAATATTGACAAGGACAATTGGCGGATGTATGGCGGTAGTGGATACAGTTTTGTATTACAAAAAAAATGGGGGTTGAAAATGAATCTAGGGATGCAGGTGCAGTACAATAGCCAATTTAGTTACCTATCATCGTATACCGAAGAGCCAAAGCTCAATAGAAATCAAACGTGGAGTGTTTCACCGAATATCGGTTTTAGTCGCTATAAGGCGAATAAGATGGATTTCTATATTTCCATCAGGCCAGGTGTTCAGCAAATGAATTCCTATTTGCAGCCCGAGTTAAATCGTTCCACTTTTACGTTGAGGACCTACTCCGAGCTCACGTATTACTTCCCAAAAGATTTCAAAATCTCTTTAACGACCAATCAAAATTATCAGGCTGCTACGAAAACATTACAGTCGATTAACATTGTCAATATGAATGGTTATGTTTCCAAAAAACTATTGAAAGATAAATCGTTGGAAGTGCAGGTGTTCGTCAATGATATTTTAAATAAAAATAATGGCGTGTACCGATATCAAAATGGAACGTCATTTATTCAGACGAGCAACGACGTATTGCGCCGTTATGGCATGCTAAAAGTAATCTATAATTTTACATCAATGAACCGCCCATGA
- a CDS encoding RrF2 family transcriptional regulator has translation MLSKKTKYAIKALMVLGRNYGNEPMQIVKIAQEENIPKKFLEQILLEMRNAGILYSKKGAGGGYSLNKAPEDVFLSQVMRLIDGPIALLPCVSLNFYRSCEECTQEHACGIRDTFVEVRNAMLQILNDTSIAHLINKEKELNLNIE, from the coding sequence ATGCTTTCCAAAAAAACAAAATATGCAATAAAGGCACTGATGGTGCTTGGTCGTAACTACGGTAATGAGCCTATGCAAATCGTAAAGATTGCGCAGGAAGAGAATATTCCCAAGAAATTTTTGGAACAGATTCTGCTCGAAATGCGAAATGCCGGAATTCTCTATAGCAAGAAAGGTGCTGGGGGCGGGTATAGTCTCAACAAGGCGCCAGAGGACGTTTTCTTATCGCAGGTTATGCGCTTGATCGATGGACCTATCGCGTTGCTACCCTGTGTGAGTTTAAATTTCTACCGCTCCTGCGAGGAGTGTACCCAAGAGCATGCCTGTGGCATACGTGATACGTTCGTTGAGGTAAGAAATGCCATGTTGCAGATATTGAATGATACAAGTATTGCCCATTTAATCAATAAGGAAAAAGAATTGAATTTAAATATAGAATAA
- the pafA gene encoding alkaline phosphatase PafA — MIKRFFLSVVLGIAALSSMAQQPERPKLVVGLMVDQMRWDYLYRFADRYGNDGFKRLLKEGFSCENTLINYIPTYTAIGHSSVYTGSVPSIHGIAGNDWIEEQTGKNMYCTQDDNVVGVGTTAKEGQQSPRNLLASTVTDQLKLASNFKSKVIGIAIKDRGGILPAGHFADAAYWFEAKSGDWITSNFYMDKLPKWVVDFNKKKLAEKYLKGDWKPMYDISTYAANSIADDNIYEGKYPGEEKPTLPRATSKLMKDEGYELIKTTPMGNQFTLDLAMEAIKNEQMGNNPTKNTDFLCVSLSATDYVGHRYSLTAVEIEDIYLQLDKQLADFFNYLDKTVGKGNYTFFLTADHGASYNSRFFMDMKGNGGYFYSRQIITGLNKTLKDKFGQEKLVKSMMNYQVHLNNQLIDSLQLDRDKIKETIIRELRHTEGVAYVADMEKGESLMIPAPIREKMINGYNFKRSGAIQIVCEPQWYDGTPRSTGTTHGTWSAYDSHIPLVFMGWGIKPGVSNTEVHIVDIAPTIAALLHITEPNGSIGKPITAVLGQ, encoded by the coding sequence ATGATTAAAAGATTTTTTTTAAGTGTCGTCCTTGGAATAGCAGCGCTTTCGTCCATGGCGCAGCAACCGGAAAGACCAAAATTGGTTGTCGGCCTGATGGTGGACCAAATGCGTTGGGATTATTTATATCGTTTTGCGGATCGATATGGAAATGATGGTTTCAAACGACTTTTGAAAGAAGGATTTTCCTGTGAAAATACATTGATTAACTATATTCCGACATACACAGCCATTGGGCACAGTTCGGTGTATACAGGCTCAGTTCCCTCCATACATGGTATTGCAGGTAATGACTGGATCGAAGAACAGACGGGTAAGAATATGTACTGTACGCAGGACGATAATGTTGTTGGTGTAGGGACTACCGCCAAGGAAGGGCAGCAGTCTCCACGTAATTTGCTTGCGTCGACTGTAACGGATCAATTGAAACTCGCTTCTAACTTTAAATCCAAAGTGATCGGTATCGCGATTAAAGACCGTGGTGGTATTCTGCCTGCGGGGCATTTCGCTGATGCGGCGTATTGGTTCGAAGCAAAATCAGGTGATTGGATCACCTCTAATTTCTACATGGATAAACTGCCAAAATGGGTCGTAGACTTCAACAAGAAAAAATTGGCTGAAAAATACCTGAAAGGCGACTGGAAGCCCATGTATGATATTAGTACCTATGCTGCCAACAGCATTGCAGATGATAATATTTACGAAGGTAAATACCCTGGCGAAGAAAAACCGACTTTGCCGCGCGCAACTTCTAAGCTGATGAAAGACGAAGGCTATGAGCTGATCAAAACCACACCAATGGGAAATCAGTTTACCTTGGACCTGGCAATGGAAGCAATCAAAAATGAACAGATGGGAAATAACCCGACTAAAAATACCGACTTCCTTTGTGTGAGCCTTTCAGCAACAGACTACGTCGGACACCGTTACTCATTGACAGCGGTGGAGATTGAAGATATCTATCTGCAGCTTGATAAACAACTTGCCGATTTCTTCAACTACCTGGATAAGACCGTGGGTAAGGGAAACTATACCTTCTTCCTGACTGCAGATCATGGCGCTTCCTATAACTCTCGGTTTTTTATGGATATGAAAGGAAATGGAGGTTATTTCTATTCCCGTCAGATTATCACAGGTCTTAACAAGACGCTTAAAGATAAATTTGGACAAGAGAAGCTTGTAAAAAGCATGATGAATTATCAGGTTCATTTAAACAATCAGTTGATCGATTCTTTACAGTTGGATCGCGATAAAATAAAAGAGACCATCATTCGTGAACTTCGTCATACCGAAGGCGTGGCCTATGTTGCTGATATGGAGAAGGGTGAAAGCCTGATGATTCCAGCGCCTATTCGGGAAAAAATGATCAATGGTTATAACTTTAAGCGCAGTGGTGCTATCCAGATTGTTTGCGAACCACAGTGGTACGATGGTACGCCTCGCTCGACCGGTACGACCCATGGTACCTGGTCTGCCTACGATTCCCATATTCCTTTGGTATTTATGGGTTGGGGCATCAAGCCCGGAGTTTCCAATACAGAGGTACATATTGTGGATATTGCACCTACAATTGCGGCACTTTTGCACATTACCGAACCAAATGGCAGTATTGGAAAACCCATCACGGCGGTATTGGGGCAATAA